A genome region from Solanum pennellii chromosome 12, SPENNV200 includes the following:
- the LOC114075134 gene encoding uncharacterized protein LOC114075134: protein MAEGETIQDMHTRFTSIINEMYSLGEIVPNGKAVRKLLSVLPETWESKVEAITEARDLDSLAMDELIGNLITYELKKNQEKEIGGKRKERNLVLKKNASDDFEDENIALITKRFTRMLKRGQTFQKKTSQKPSENTKDQVCHKCGSPDHFIKFCPLWALEQKKANFEKVKDIKNDKYIPTNRRMTNQEADLSTRRAFAAMGDLSEEEFEDGGFENQSLLAIEQSNKYDFLALIAETDSEDDEEDDKQSKVSFHHIKVNIESYSKKELESLLSTLIDAYQSVNSEREQVMENYASLREVNDNLEKHNHFLQNKLKEQIKISELSHKGKNSASELQLALEEKIKLLTIKYQALTERNRLLQENLDHTKLDLERNLRWTRSSEILTQIQEKQTTSRSGIGFKKQNNLVSHTIHMSKSLCTHCGNSGHLKNQCKALFEAFQKNVKFTKKEKTDTAKNLVRNKNAPNKRFSYLPLWARRNLIHPFTHIKGPKLIWVPKTNL, encoded by the coding sequence ATGGCAGAAGGGGAGACTATTCAAGATATGCACACCAGGTTCACCTCCATCATTAATGAGATGTACTCCTTGGGAGAGATAGTTCCTAATGGAAAGGCAGTAAGGAAACTCTTGAGTGTCCTTCCTGAAACTTGGGAAAGTAAAGTCGAGGCTATCACTGAAGCCCGCGACCTAGACTCACTGGCCATGGATGAGTTGATTGGTAATCTCATCACATACGAACtcaagaaaaaccaagaaaaggaaattggaggaaaaaggaaggaaaggaacctggttctaaagaaaaatgcatcagatgattttgaagatgaaaatattgccCTCATAACCAAAAGGTTCACCAGAATGCTAAAGAGAGGGCAGacctttcaaaagaaaacttctcaAAAACCATCTGAAAACACTAAAGACCAGGTTTGTCATAAATGTGGGAGCCCAGATCACTTCATCAAATTCTGTCCACTTTGGGCTTTAGAGCAGAAAAAGGCAAACTTTGAGAAggtcaaagacatcaagaatgATAAGTACATTCCCACAAACAGAAGAATGACCAATCAAGAAGCGGATCTTTCAACGAGAAGAGCCTTTGCCGCTATGGGGGACTTATCTGAAGAAGAATTTGAGGATGGAGGGTTCGAAAATCAGTCACTACttgcaatagaacaatcaaataaatatgattttcttgcacTCATTGCTGAAACAGATtctgaagatgatgaagaagatgacaaacaaagcaaggtaagttttcatcacatcaaagtaaatattgaatcatattctaAAAAGGAACTAGAGTCTTTATTGAGTACTCTTATAGATGCATATCAGTCtgtcaattctgaaagagaACAAGTGATGGAAAACTATGCATCTTTAAGAGAAGTCAATGACAATCTTGAGAAACACAATcactttcttcaaaataaattaaaagaacagaTTAAAATCTCAGAGTTAAGTCACAAGGGCAAAAACTCTGCTAGTGAACTTCAATTAGctctagaagaaaaaataaaattgttaaccaTAAAATATCAAGCTTTAACAGAAAGGAATAGGTTGTTACAAGAAAATCTTGATCATACCAAACTGGATCTGGAAAGAAATCTTAGATGGACCAGGTCCTCTGAAATTTTAACTCAGATTCAAGAAAAGCAAACCACTAGTCGAAGTGGGATAGGTTTTAAAAAACAGAATAATCTTGTGTCACACACTATTCACATGTCTAAAAGTTTATGCACTCATTGTGGAAACTCAGGTCATTTAAAGAATCAATGTAAAGCTTTATTTGAGgcttttcagaaaaatgttaagttcaccaaaaaggaaaagactGATACGGCTAAGAACCTGGTTCGAAATAAAAATGCTCCAAATAAAAGGTTTTCTTATTTGCCTTTATGGGCTAGAAGAAATCTTATTCATCCTTTTACTCACATAAAGGGGCCCAAGCTAATCTGGGTTCCCAAGACTAATCTTTGA